In Streptomyces pluripotens, the genomic window CGCGAGCCGCAGCGTCCATCGCCGGCCGGACTCCACCGCGCGCTCGCGCAGTGTGGCGACCTCGGGCACCGCCAGCGGCGCCCGTTCCCGCCACACCAGCTCGACCCGCACCTCACCGGCGACCCGTTCCTTGAGCCCGGCGGGGGTGTCGCAGGCAATGACGCGGCCCTGGTCGAGCACGGCGACCCGGTCCAGTACGGTCTCGGCCTCAATGACGTTGTGGGTGACCAGCAGCACGGTCGTGTCGTGCTCGGCCCGGCGTCGGTCGACGGCCGCCCAGACCGCGCGCCGGGCCACCGGGTCCATGCCGGTGGTCGGCTCGTCCAGCACGAGCAGCGGCCGCTGCCCGACGAGGGCGGCGCCGAGGCAGGCGAGCCGTCGCTGCCCGCCGGACAGCTTCTTCAGCGCTCGCCCGGCGATCGGGGCGAGCCCCAGTTCCTCCAGTACGGCGTCGCGCTCGGCCCGGGCCCGGTGCACGTCCAGGCCGCGCAGACGCCCGGTGGTCTCGGCGGCGAGGGAGACGGTCAGCTCGTCCAGGGCGGAGGATTCCTGACCCAGGTAGGCGAGGAGACGTGCGGCTCGCTCCGGGTGCTTCACGATGTCGTGGCCGAGGATCTCGACGCTGCCGGCGTCCGGCCGCAGCAGACCGGTCAGCTGCCGTACGAGGGTGGACTTGCCGGCGCCGTTCGGCCCGAGGAGCCCGAAGACCTCGCCGCGCCGCACGTCCAGCTCGACCTCGTCGGTGGCCCGCACCTCGGGGGTGCCGGGTGCCCCGCGCCGCCCCCTGGCGGGCGGGTAGGTCTTGCTGAGCCCGCGCACGCGTACGACCGCGTCATGCCGAAGTGCCTGTCCCGCGCGCGTACTCACAAAGGACGAGAGTACGGGGTCGGGGGCCTTTACTCGCCTTTGGGGCCGCACCCGTCCCGCTGCCCGGATTCAGTCCCCGGTGCCCGCCTGTTCCGTCGCCGCGGGCACGTCGATCTCTCGCCAGAACCCTGCCCGGATGGCGTAGCGGTCGTGTTCGTCGATCTGGTCGTCCTTGTGCGCGAGCAGTCCGAACCGGGCCGCGTACCGCAGCAACTCTCCGTCGACACGGTGCGGGATGCGCGGGTACATCTGCGACAGTCGCTGCAGCTGGGCCTGGTCGCCAAGCCGGGACATCCAGCGACGGGCGAAGACCTGACCCACCTCGTACGGGTCGCCACCGACGGTGGTGATGTCCTCCTCCCGGTCGGCCCACCTCTGCTCCGCCGTGGTGAGCTGGGCGAGGGTCGGCATGGAGGCGGCCTCGGGCGGCTCGGTGACGACGCCGGGCCGGTCCACCCAGCCCTTGTCGGAGGACCAGCGCAGGGTCGCGGTTGCCGGATGCGGTGCGGACTGGCTTCCGGGTGCGCGGAGCGCGGCTAGGTCCTTGGGGGTGGGCACGCCCTTGGACGTGGGGACCCGCTCCTGGGCGCCGTTCTCCGTCGCCTCGGCGGCCTGTGGGTGCCTGCCCTGTTCGACGGGTCGTTCGGCGCCGGCGGCGAGTGCGGAGTCGGGCAGTGGCGCGGAGAGGATCGCGGCGATCTCGGGGCGGGGCGCGGGCGGCGGGGCGCAGACACCGGTCAGTTCCCTGGCGCGGACCGCCTGGGTGATCCAGGCCCGGTCCAGCACCCGTCGCTCATCGGCCTCGGCGACCAGGTCCTCGGACTGGTTGTAGTCACCGTCGGCTGCCTGAACGGCCCACAAATGAACGGCGACGCCGTGTTCCTTGGCGGCCATCATGCCCGGTAGCAGGTCACCGTCGCCGGTGACCAGGACGATGTCGGAGCAGGCACGGTTACGGGCCAGCTCGGTCAGCTCCGCGTGCATGGCAGCGTCCACGCCCTTCTGGGCCCAGCGTCCGTCGCTGCGGGTGAGCGCCCCGAGTCGGACGGTGACCCGGGGCATCACGCGCAGTCGCCGGTGCTCGGGCTGGGGGACCCGGTCGGGGGCGCCGTCGAACCAGTAGATGCGCAGGAGCGGGCGCTCGGTCTCCGACTCCGCGCGTTCGCGCAGCGCCTGGATCAATGCGGCGTGGTCGACGGAGATCCGGGACCGCGAGGGCTCACCGGCGAGAAGGCTGGCGGCGGCGCCCAGCAGGTACCCGGCGTCCACCAGGACGATGCAACGGTCCACGCGACTCACCCTCTTCCCGGGAGGTTTTGCTTCGGACTTCCTTCGAGTCTGCCCGACCGCGCAGGGGTTAACGGCCCGAACTCGATCTTCGGCGTGGCGTTTGCGGTGCCCACTCGACCACCCACCTTGTCACACACGGTAATTGTCCGACATGCGCCTGATGTCAGCGTATGTGAATCTGGTCCCGGCCCTGGCCCCTAGATCCCCCACAGGAGGCAGATCACCATGGCCAAGAACAAGAACCGCAAGCAGGGTGGCCCGCAGAACCGCGCCTCGCAGGCCGAGCAGGCACACGAGCACGCGCAGCGGACGTCGCCGGAGACGCACGAGTCGCCGGTGCACGTCCCGGGCAGCCCGGCGGATGTTGCTCGTAAGCAGCAGAAGCGCTTCGGTCACAACTGAAGGCACGGCCGAAAAGCGCAGCCGGATACACGGCTGAAGGGCAGTTGAAGCCCGGCACACAGAAGGGGCGCACCCTTGCGGGGTGCGCCCCTTCTTCTTGTGCGCGTGAGGCTCCTTCAGCCCGCCAGACAGGACGGGCCGAGCAGCACCTTCAGGTCACCGAAGAGCGCCGGGTCGGGCTTGACCCGGTGCCGGTCCAGACGCAGCACGGTGGTCTTGCGCGGACCCTGGAGCCTGATGCGGACCTCGCTGTCGCCCTTGTGGTGGCTGAGGATCTCGCCGAGGCGACTGACCATCGGCGGGGTGACCTTCACCGCGGGGATGGTGAGCACCACAGGTGCGTTGGTGCCTGCGCTGGACAGGTCGGGGACCATCAACTCCATGGCGACCAACCGCGGCACGTCCTCGCGCTTGTCGAGGCGGCCCTTGACGAACACGACTGCGTCCTCGACGAGTTGGGTCGACACGAGCTGGTAGGTCGCCGGGAAGAACATGCATTCGATGGAACCGGCGAGGTCCTCGACCGTCGCGATCGCCCAGGCGTTGCCCTGCTTGGTCATCTTGCGTTGCAGACCCGAGATGATGCCACCGATGGTGACAACGGCCCCGTCGGCGTGCTCGCCACCGGTGAGCTGGGCGATGCCCGCGTCCGCCTTGTCGGACAGCACGTGCTCCAGACCGAAGAGCGGGTGATCGGAGACGTAGAGGCCGAGCATCTCCCGTTCCTGGGCGAGCAGATAGGTCTTCTCCCACTCCTCGTCGGTGAACTGGACGTCCAGCCCGAAGCCGGGCTCGTCACTGGTCTCCTCGCCCATGCCGCCGAAGAGGTCGAACTGACCCTCGGCCTCCTTGCGCTTGACCGCGACTACATTGTCGATCATCGGTTCGTACTGCGCCGTGAGGCCCTTGCGGGTGTGTCCCATGGTGTCGAAGGCGCCGGCCTTGATCAGTGACTCGGTGGTCCGCTTGTTGCAGACCACCGCCTCGACCTTGTCGAGGTAGTCCGGGAAGGAGGCGTACTTCCCCTTGGCCTTGCGGCCCTTGATGATCGCTTCGACGACGTTGGTGCCGACGTTGCGGACGGCGGACAGCCCGAAGAGGATCACGTCGTCGCCTTGAGCAGCGAAGTTCGCCTCGGACTCGTTGACGTTGGGCGGGAGCACCCGGATGCCCATGCGGCGGCACTCGTTGAGGTAGACCGCCGACTTGTCCTTGTCGTCCTTGACGGAGGTCAGCAGGGCGGCCATGTACTCGGCGGGGTGGTTCGCCTTCAGGTAGGCGGTCCAGTAGGAGACCAGACCGTACGCCGCGGAGTGCGCCTTGTTGAAGGCGTAGCCGGCGAAGGGGACCAGCACGTCCCAGAGCGCCTGGACGGCCTCGTCGCTGTAGTCGTTCTTGCGGGCGCCGGCCTGGAAGATGACGAAGTTCTTCTCCAGTTCTTCCGGCTTCTTCTTGCCCATGACACGGCGGAGGATGTCGGCTTCGCCGAGCGAATAGCCTGCGATGATCTGGGCGGCCTTCTGCACCTGCTCCTGGTAGACGATCAGGCCGTAGGTGACGTCCAGGACCTCCTTGAGCGGCTCCTCCAGTTCGGGGTGGATCGGCGTGATCTCCTGCTGCCCGTTCTTGCGCAGTGCGTAGTTGGTGTGGGAGTTCATGCCCATCGGGCCCGGCCGGTACAGGGCCGATACCGCGGAGATGTCCTCGAAGTTGTCGGGCTTCATCAGCCGCAGCAGCGAGCGCATGGGACCGCCGTCGAACTGGAAGACGCCGAGGGTGTCACCGCGCTGGAGCAGTTCGAAGGTCTTGGGATCATCCAGCGGCAGGGACAGCAGGTCGATGTCGAGGCCCTTGTTGGCCTTCACCATCTTGACCGCGTCGTCCATGATCGTGAGGTTGCGCAGGCCCAGGAAGTCCATCTTCAGCAGGCCGAGCGACTCACAGCTGGGGTAGTCCCACTGGGTGATGGTCACACCGTCGGTGTGCCGTACCCAGACCGGGACGTGCTCGGTGATGGTCTCGCTGGACATGATCACACCAGCCGCGTGCACACCCATCTGCCGGACCAGGCCCTCCACACCGCGCGCGGTGTCGATGACCTTCTTCACGTCCGGCTCGTTCTCGTACATCCCGCGGACCTCACCGGCCTCGCTGTATCGCGGGTGCTCGGGGTCGGTGATGCCGGACAGCGGGATGCCCTTGCCGAG contains:
- the dnaE gene encoding DNA polymerase III subunit alpha encodes the protein MSKPPFTHLHVHTQYSLLDGAARLKDMFNACNEMGMTHIAMSDHGNLHGAYDFFHSATKAGITPIIGIEAYVAPESRRNKRKIQWGQPHQKRDDVSGSGGYTHKTMWAVNKTGLHNLFRLSSDAYAEGWLQKWPRMDKETISQWSEGIVASTGCPSGELQTRLRLGQYDEALKAAADYQDIFGKDRYFLELMDHGIEIERRVRDGLLEIGKKLGIPPLVTNDSHYTYAHEAGAHDALLCIQTGKNLSDPDRFKFDGTGYYLKSTDEMYAIDSSDAWQEGCANTLLVAEMVDTTGMFEKHDLMPRFDIPEGYTEVTWFKEEVRRGMERRFPGGVPEDRQKQADYEMDVIISMGFPGYFLVVADFIMWAKNNGIAVGPGRGSAAGSIVAYAMGITDLDPIPHGLIFERFLNPERISMPDVDIDFDERRRVEVIRYVTEKYGADKVAMIGTYGTIKAKNAIKDSARVLGYPYAMGDRITKAMPADVLGKGIPLSGITDPEHPRYSEAGEVRGMYENEPDVKKVIDTARGVEGLVRQMGVHAAGVIMSSETITEHVPVWVRHTDGVTITQWDYPSCESLGLLKMDFLGLRNLTIMDDAVKMVKANKGLDIDLLSLPLDDPKTFELLQRGDTLGVFQFDGGPMRSLLRLMKPDNFEDISAVSALYRPGPMGMNSHTNYALRKNGQQEITPIHPELEEPLKEVLDVTYGLIVYQEQVQKAAQIIAGYSLGEADILRRVMGKKKPEELEKNFVIFQAGARKNDYSDEAVQALWDVLVPFAGYAFNKAHSAAYGLVSYWTAYLKANHPAEYMAALLTSVKDDKDKSAVYLNECRRMGIRVLPPNVNESEANFAAQGDDVILFGLSAVRNVGTNVVEAIIKGRKAKGKYASFPDYLDKVEAVVCNKRTTESLIKAGAFDTMGHTRKGLTAQYEPMIDNVVAVKRKEAEGQFDLFGGMGEETSDEPGFGLDVQFTDEEWEKTYLLAQEREMLGLYVSDHPLFGLEHVLSDKADAGIAQLTGGEHADGAVVTIGGIISGLQRKMTKQGNAWAIATVEDLAGSIECMFFPATYQLVSTQLVEDAVVFVKGRLDKREDVPRLVAMELMVPDLSSAGTNAPVVLTIPAVKVTPPMVSRLGEILSHHKGDSEVRIRLQGPRKTTVLRLDRHRVKPDPALFGDLKVLLGPSCLAG
- a CDS encoding NYN domain-containing protein, which produces MDRCIVLVDAGYLLGAAASLLAGEPSRSRISVDHAALIQALRERAESETERPLLRIYWFDGAPDRVPQPEHRRLRVMPRVTVRLGALTRSDGRWAQKGVDAAMHAELTELARNRACSDIVLVTGDGDLLPGMMAAKEHGVAVHLWAVQAADGDYNQSEDLVAEADERRVLDRAWITQAVRARELTGVCAPPPAPRPEIAAILSAPLPDSALAAGAERPVEQGRHPQAAEATENGAQERVPTSKGVPTPKDLAALRAPGSQSAPHPATATLRWSSDKGWVDRPGVVTEPPEAASMPTLAQLTTAEQRWADREEDITTVGGDPYEVGQVFARRWMSRLGDQAQLQRLSQMYPRIPHRVDGELLRYAARFGLLAHKDDQIDEHDRYAIRAGFWREIDVPAATEQAGTGD
- a CDS encoding ABC transporter ATP-binding protein; translation: MSTRAGQALRHDAVVRVRGLSKTYPPARGRRGAPGTPEVRATDEVELDVRRGEVFGLLGPNGAGKSTLVRQLTGLLRPDAGSVEILGHDIVKHPERAARLLAYLGQESSALDELTVSLAAETTGRLRGLDVHRARAERDAVLEELGLAPIAGRALKKLSGGQRRLACLGAALVGQRPLLVLDEPTTGMDPVARRAVWAAVDRRRAEHDTTVLLVTHNVIEAETVLDRVAVLDQGRVIACDTPAGLKERVAGEVRVELVWRERAPLAVPEVATLRERAVESGRRWTLRLAPEEARAAVATVTGGAAFAALDDFTLATPSLEDVYLALGGAARQGLVKA